A window of the Branchiostoma floridae strain S238N-H82 chromosome 12, Bfl_VNyyK, whole genome shotgun sequence genome harbors these coding sequences:
- the LOC118426961 gene encoding mediator of RNA polymerase II transcription subunit 14-like: MAPVASGESQVQMTMVPSAGPGPPGSAGSISLGMLVDFIIQRTYHDLTVLSELLPRKTDMERKIAIVQFAHRTRQLFVRLLALVKWANSAAKVDKCAMISAFLDQQAMIFVDTADMLYRMVRELVHARLPSFNIPHAVDVLTTGTYPRLPKCIRDRIVPPDPITPAERKATLLRLNQIIQHRLVTTDLPPQLGNLTIANGRVKFQVSHEFEATLTLMGDEPSIPWRLLGIKILVEDKDTGNGTALVHSLQVNYIHQLIQSRLFADDRPLYDLYDCLHSFCQSLQLEVLHSQTQRLIHERWSDHIRLEEYTIGQSLTVSYWRAQLVEAAQNKLEIPVTHKLTIAMHDNDKSRPLQVKHQPPLPSHEPVQVDHAIKSDCLSMEKLLVQTVQARAYARLKELQLQIKAHNRDDQSLICGIPPVLKIPILYPCTEVEYMNIVADLQTGMLQPMFYHGESHLEEMEKNINSDASRTIRMVSDLRFVIARRRCQHTVLHLPTVCHRKLHLENFQTHPISKLSSHKVYLRLTRHPGYYLVVEFLEGQQFYEIEYRYHLLQLKDPGGKSEGESSDSAVSTQAGSLVTLDPATFSKEVGTATPGIKRKISIQHGHGGPQLKRERVDAGEPSMYLPDVAHLISVCDTQIPLISLCQELGRRGIPCQGVQSEGYDVGLSVKLLALPSLRGIPDHVVFKLKSDCLGCTFRLQGKTSRVWTAELVFANCPLVSTTQREQTSSRHVYFTYDGLKPESEASTSNNTENANITLVMDKFMQDWHSIAEMYATVLDFARNYKDPNRQLFQMVEVKSFSYKRLTLSYGVGRSSTVKIQWVPEGNGGSFKLGLGMVGRVNNPNCHMVVQSQLQEEFNTHHNIAQLIQVLCETQSPLQSIIRLPQTTILGCPNKPLSPTQTFTILPQSSDHVRIAFRNIYCLDVHCRGRNLVAIRDGAYSLFDVSKVVEGFTPTQGLKAFLSMFEDSMAHSRRRSASEDDNPPSPIGMDKLDTYMTQHQLHHQTTGASPLPRTQPSAYHPMNPMTPPTSHSNPATPASPHTSMLATSQSYSTSPGSAYPLASPPQLTPQHPNPGAPITSAPTPSPSMLYGTPSPSTFTSSSPSVRVPSPSSFVPAPSPQSMGIHMGPSPAFMNPTGPPSPFHAGLTMPSPGTRNPWPGSPSMPGPSPASRVGMASPGVGSSMLSPPSRILPQRSWAASIPTLLSHEAFATLMTPSPPPGVMGGPAAYLCCPLERFLGCVYMRRHLQRVIQGEESLHLLQSSEPGVILYHVESINFRVQLNPSTLQTLHLKATPRPEAMEMWSREELNILESFFDTKVVCPPYKANTLTAFGRLLCAPTAVLRDCIQLMRLELFPDQALKWHLQWCLTIPPSGSPLAPPGTPAVVIRTKILFFIQLTRMGMPPTQDSTVVVPILYDPSTNTTQQADISNRAGAAGGPAPPNALSGMVGDMLKRWASFSQGQQGNDCTIFPAIRDLLHNLIPQCQ, from the exons ATGGCGCCCGTAGCGTCGGGAGAGTCCCAGGTACAGATGACCATGGTCCCGTCGGCCGGGCCAGGTCCACCGGGCAGTGCGGGAAGCATCTCCCTGGGTATGCTGGTCGACTTTATCATCCAGAGGACTTACCACGACCTGACCGTGCTCTCGGAACTCCTGCCGCGTAAGACGGACATGGAGAGGAAAATTGCCATTGTGCAGTTCGCACACAGGACAAGGCAGCTGTTTGTAAGGCTGCTGGCTTTGGTGAAGTGGGCAAACAGTGCAGCCAAG GTGGACAAGTGCGCCATGATTTCAGCATTCCTGGACCAGCAGGCCATGATCTTTGTGGACACAGCAGACATGCTGTACCGGATGGTTCGGGAGCTGGTTCACGCGCGACTCCCGAGCTTCAACATTCCCCACGCGGTGGACGTCCTCACCACGGGAACCTACCCCAGGCTGCCCAAGTGTATTAG agACCGCATCGTCCCCCCTGACCCGATCACCCCAGCGGAGCGGAAAGCCACCCTCCTGAGGCTGAACCAGATCATTCAGCACCGCCTGGTCACCACAGACCTGCCTCCACAACTGGGAAACTTAACTATAG CCAATGGCAGGGTGAAGTTCCAGGTGTCCCATGAGTTTGAGGCCACCCTGACACTGATGGGAGATGAACCCTCCATACCCTGGAGACTACTCGGCATCAAGATACTGGTGGAAGACAAAGACACAGGAA atggCACAGCACTAGTTCACAGTCTGCAAGTCAACTACATTCATCAGCTCATCCAGTCACGTCTTTTTGCCGACGACAGGCCACTGTATGACCTCTATGACTGCCTTCATTCCTTCTGTCAATCCCTGCAGTTAGAAGTACTCCATTCACAG ACACAAAGGCTAATCCATGAGAGATGGAGTGACCATATCAGACTGGAGGAATACACCATTGGTCAGTCCCTCACCGTCTCCTACTGGAGGGCGCAACTTGTCGAAGCTGCGCAGAACAAGCTGGAGATTCCCGTTACGCACAAACTGACGATCGCGATGCACGACAATGACAAGAGCCGGCCTCTCCAAGTGAAGCATCAGCCGCCATTGCCTTCCCATGAGCCAGTGCAAGTGGACCATGCCATTAAG AGCGACTGTCTATCGATGGAGAAACTGCTCGTCCAGACCGTACAAGCGCGTGCCTACGCGAGACTGAAGGAGCTCCAGCTACAGATCAAGGCTCACAATCGTGACGACCAGTCTCTAATCTGTGGGATCCCTCCTGTCCTGAAGATCCCCATCCTGTACCCCTGCACAGAAGTAGAGTACATGAACATAGTGGCTGATTTACAAACTGGCATGCTACAGCCCATGTTCTACCATGGAGAGTCCCACCTGGAGGAGATGGAGAAGAACATCAACTCGGACGCGAGCCGTACCATCCGGATGGTCAGCGACCTGAGGTTCGTGATCGCGAGGCGGCGGTGTCAGCATACCGTGCTCCACCTTCCAACAGTGTGCCATCGGAAACTTCATCTGGAGAACTTTCAGACACACCCTATCTCCAAACTGTCTTCTCACAAG GTATACCTCAGGCTCACCAGACATCCTGGGTACTACTTAGTGGTAGAGTTTCTTGAGGGCCAACAGTTCTACGAGATAGAGTACAG ATACCACCTGCTCCAGCTGAAGGATCCGGGTGGGAAGTCAGAAGGAGAGTCCAGTGACAGTGCAGTGTCCACCCAAGCAGGCAGCCTGGTCACTCTGGACCCTGCAACCTTCTCCAAGGAAGTAGGGACGGCAACTCCTGGAATCAAGAGAAAG ATTTCTATCCAGCATGGCCATGGTGGGCCACAACTGAAACGCGAGCGCGTGGACGCAGGTGAACCATCCATGTACCTGCCTGATGTAGCTCATCTCATCTCCGTGTGCGACACCCAGATACCACTCATCAGTCTGTGTCAGGAGCTGGGCAGGAGAGGCATCCCATGTCAG GGTGTCCAGAGTGAGGGGTATGATGTCGGCCTCAGTGTGAAGCTTCTTGCCCTGCCGTCACTGCGAGGGATTCCCGATCACGTCGTCTTCAAGCTCAAGTCCGACTGTCTGGGCTGTACCTTCCGCCTCCAGGGCAAGACCAGCCGCGTGTGGACGGCAGAGCTTGTGTTTGCCAACTGTCCTCTGGTGAGCACGACACAGCGTGAACAGACCAGCAGTCGCCACGTGTACTTCACATACGACGGCCTGAAGCCAGAATCTGAAGCCAGCACTAGTAACAACACAGAGAACGCAAACATCACACTCGTGATGGACAAGTTCATGCAGGACTGGCACAGTATCGCTGAGATGTACGCAACCGTTCTGGACTTTGCCAGAAACTACAAGGACCCCAACCGGCAGCTATTCCAAATGGTGGAGGTTAAGTCATTCTCGTACAAGAGGCTAACGCTGAGCTATGGCGTGGGGCGATCCAGCACGGTTAAAATCCAGTGGGTTCCAGAAGGAAATGGCGGTAGCTTTAAGCTTGGTTTAGGGATGGTGGGGAGGGTGAACAACCCAAACTGTCACATGGTGGTACAGTCACAGCTACAGGAAGAGTTCAACACGCACCATAACATCGCACAGCTCATCCAAGTCTTGTGCGAGACCCAGAGCCCGCTACAGTCCATCATACGCCTCCCACAGACCACCATCTTGGGCTGTCCGAACAAACCGCTCAGTCCGACGCAGACGTTCACCATCCTGCCGCAGTCTTCGGACCACGTGAGGATCGCGTTCCGAAACATCTACTGCCTGGACGTGCACTGCCGCGGGAGGAACCTGGTCGCCATACGGGACGGAGCATACAGCCTGTTTGATGTTAGCAAG GTAGTGGAAGGTTTCACCCCCACACAGGGTCTCAAAGCATTCCTGTCCATGTTTGAGGACAGCATGGCTCACTCCAGACGCAGGTCAGCAAGCGAAGATGACAACCCACCGTCACCTATCG GGATGGACAAACTGGACACGTACATGACTCAGCACCAGCTGCACCACCAGACGACAGGagcctcccccctccccaggacCCAGCCCAGCGCCTACCACCCCATGAACCCCATGACTCCGCCCACCTCCCACTCCAACCCTGCCACACCCGCCTCTCCTCACACCTCCATGCTGGCGACATCACAG AGCTACAGTACGTCCCCTGGGTCAGCCTACCCCTTAGCTTCCCCACCCCAGCTCACCCCCCAGCACCCTAACCCCGGCGCCCCCATCACCAGTGCCCCCACCCCCTCACCCTCCATGCTGTACGGGACCCCCTCCCCCAGCACGTTCACCAGTAGTTCGCCCAGCGTACGTGTCCCGTCCCCGAGCTCGTTTGTGCCGGCTCCGTCCCCCCAGTCCATGGGGATCCACATGGGACCATCACCTGCCTTCATGAACCCAACTG GTCCACCATCACCGTTCCATGCTGGGCTGACCATGCCGTCTCCAGGCACCAGGAACCCGTGGCCTGGCTCTCCCTCCATGCCTGGTCCCTCCCCCGCCTCACGGGTCGGGATGGCTTCACCCG GTGTTGGCAGCAGCATGTTGAGCCCTCCCTCACGTATCCTCCCCCAGCGGTCCTGGGCGGCCTCCATCCCCACCCTGCTGTCCCACGAGGCCTTCGCCACCCTcatgaccccctccccaccccccgGGGTGATGGGGGGTCCGGCGGCGTACCTGTGCTGCCCCCTGGAGAGGTTCCTGGGGTGTGTGTACATGAGGAGACATCTACAGAGGGTCATCCAGGGGGAGGAGTCG CTGCACCTGTTACAGTCCAGTGAGCCAGGAGTGATCTTGTACCATGTGGAGTCCATCAACTTCCGTGTGCAGCTGAACCCCTCCACCCTGCAAACACTACACCTGAAGGCCACACCCAGGCCTG AGGCTATGGAGATGTGGTCCCGAGAAGAGCTCAACATCCTTGAGAGCTTTTTTGATACAAAG GTTGTGTGTCCACCGTACAAAGCCAACACACTGACAGCGTTTGGGCGCCTGTTGTGTGCCCCCACTGCAGTACTGAGGGACTGCATTCAGCTGATGAGACTGGAGTTG TTCCCAGACCAGGCCCTGAAGTGGCATCTCCAGTGGTGTCTGACCATCCCACCCAGCGGCTCTCCCCTCGCCCCGCCCGGGACTCCTGCTGTCGTCATCAGGACAAAGATACTCTTCTTT ATCCAGCTGACCAGGATGGGCATGCCCCCGACACAAGACTCCACCGTTGTGGTCCCAATTCTGTATGATCCATCCACAAACACGACTCAACAGGCAGACATATCAAACCGAGCTGGTGCCGCGGGAGGACCCGCCCCACCAAACGCCCTGTCTGGTATGGTGGGAGACATGCTGAAGAGATGGGCTTCTTTCAGCCAGGGGCAACAAGGAAATG ATTGTACCATCTTCCCAGCCATCAGAGATCTTCTGCACAACCTGATTCCACAGTGTCAGTGA